In Dasypus novemcinctus isolate mDasNov1 chromosome 10, mDasNov1.1.hap2, whole genome shotgun sequence, one DNA window encodes the following:
- the LOC101447184 gene encoding olfactory receptor 5M8: MRRNFTTVTEFILLGLTNRLELQVLFFVLFLVVYMVTVAGNLGMIVLIQVNARLHTPMYFFLSHLSFVDLCFSSNVTPKMLEIFLSHKKSISYAACLVQCYLFIALVHVEIYILALMAFDRYMAICDPLLYGSKMSRNVCTSLIVVPYVYGALTGLMETMWTYNLTFCGPNEINHFYCADPPLIKLACSDTYNKELSMFVVAGFNFSYSLLIILISYIYILPAILRIPSTEGRRKAFSTCGSHLTAVTIFYSALFFMYLRTPSKESVEQGKMIAVFYTTVIPMLNPMIYSLRNKDVKEALTKELFRKKNT; this comes from the coding sequence ATGAGAAGAAACTTCACCACAGTGACTGAATTTATTCTCCTTGGGCTCACCAATCGCCTGGAATTGCAGGTCCTCTTCTTCGTGCTATTTCTGGTGGTTTACATGGTCACAGTGGCAGGCAATCTCGGCATGATTGTCCTCATCCAGGTCAATGCCCGGCTCCACAcgcccatgtactttttcctgagCCACTTATCCTTCGTGGATCTGTGCTTCTCTTCCAATGTGACTCCAAAGATGCTGGAGATTTTCTTATCACACAAGAAATCCATTTCCTATGCAGCTTGTCTGGTGCAGTGTTACCTTTTTATTGCCTTGGTCCACGTTGAGATCTATATCCTGGCTCTGATGGCCTTTGATCGGTACATGGCCATCTGCGACCCTCTCCTTTATGGCAGCAAAATGTCCAGGAATGTCTGCACGTCCCTTATCGTGGTGCCTTATGTGTATGGAGCCCTTACCGGGCTGATGGAGACCATGTGGACCTACAACTTAACCTTCTGTGGCCCCAATGAAATTAACCACTTCTACTGTGCTGACCCTCCTCTGATTAAGCTCGCTTGTTCTGACACCTATAATAAGGAGCTGTCAATGTTTGTTGTGGCTGGTTTCAACTTCTCGTATTCTCTCCTTATCATCCTCATTTCCTATATCTACATACTTCCTGCCATCTTGAGGATCCCTTCTACTGAGGGCAGGCGCAAAGCTTTCTCTACCTGTGGCTCCCATCTGACAGCTGTCACCATATTCTATTCAGCTCTTTTCTTCATGTATCTCAGAACTCCTTCAAAGGAATCTGTGGAGCAAGGAAAAATGATTGCCGTGTTTTATACCACAGTTATCCCCATGTTGAACCCTATGATTTATAGTCTTAGAAATAAAGATGTGAAAGAAGCATTAACCAAAGAGctgttcaggaaaaaaaatacttaa